The window ACCAGCAACACGGGCGTCCGGTCGGCCACGTCGAACGCCTCGAACCCGGCGAGACAGACCAGCAGACCGAGCAGTTCCACCTCGCTCTCGCTGAGGGCGTCGAGGCTCGCCCGCCGACCGTCGCGGGCCACCACGAGGTCGAAGTCGGGCGTGAGCCGTGCGGCCTCGAACCCCACGTCGAAGCGGGCCAGCACCTCAGAGACCGCCGCGTCGAACTCCTCGCGGGCGCGACGGCGCGTCCGGTCACGCCGCTCCCGGAGGTCGCGTATCTCCTCGCTCAGGGCGTCCCGCCGGGTCTGGAGGCGGTCCCGTCGCTCGGCGGCGGCCTCCGCGCGGTCGATGTCGGCTTCCACGTCGGCGAGCGTCGACTCGTGGTACTTGATGTCGCTCTCGAGGTCGGTGACGGCGTCCGCTGCCGTCGACACCGTCGCCGCTATCTCCTCGACTCGGGCGCCGAGCCGGTCGACCTCCTCGCGGGCGCGTTCGAGGCTGTGGATCCGGTCTGTGAGCGTCGACTCGACCTCCTCGACGCGTTCGGTGAGGTCTCCCACCTCGCGGCGGTGGTCGCGGCGGCGGCGGCGGGCCTCCGCGAGTTCGGTCACCCGGTCGCGGTCGTCGGCGATGGCGGCCTCGAGAGTCACGACCCGGTCGGCGAGCCCCTCGACGCGCTCTTCGACCGCCGAACGCTCGACGGCCTCCCCGCAGAGCCAGCAGTCGACGCCGTCGTCCGCCAGTCCGTGGTCGACGCTCGTAAGGAGGTCGACGCGCCCCTCGTCGAGGACCTGCTTGTTCGCGGCGTACACCGACCGGAGCAGTTCCACGTCGCGTTCGCGCTCCTCGACCCGGTCGCGGGCGGCGGCCAGTTCCGCCTCGACGCCCTCGTCGACCGGCACCTCGCGCTCGCGGAGGGCCGCGAGTTCCTCGCGGAGTTCGTCGAGGCGGTCGCGGGTCCGGTCGACGGTCGCCGCGAGTCGGTCGCGGCGGTCTGCCACCCGGTCGCGCTCGGCCCGGACCTCGCCGAGTTCGGCGCGGTCGGCGGCCGACGCGTCGTCGGGGAGGGCCGCGCGCTCCTCGCGGAGGGCGTCGAGGTCCGCGTCGAGCCGCCTGCGGCGCTCGACCAGGTCCGGGAGGCGGTCCGCGGCGCGGTCGGCCTCGCGCAGTTCGGCGTCGACCCGGTCGCGTTCGGCGCGACGCTCCGCGACCTGCCGGTCGACGTCCTCCAGCGCGAGCGGGCGGGTCAGCAGCGGTTCGAGGTTCTCGCCGGCGCGGACGGCCCGGCGGACGGGGTTGTCCTCGCCGAGGAACGCGAACAGTTCGGCACAGGCCCGGTCCACCTCGTCCGCGAGGAGGGGGTCGCCGGCCAGTTCGACGCCCTCGCCGGTTTCGGGTCGGGAGAGGTCGAGCGTCGTCCTGCCGGTGTGGGTGTCACAGACGACGCGCCCCCTGTCGCGGCCGTCCGAGAGCGCCCGTCGGGTGCCGGCGGCCGTCTCGATAGCTCGCAGGAAACTCGTCTTGCCCCGACTGTTCGTCCCGCGGACGACGGTCACGCCGGGCGGGAGGGTGGCGGCACCCTTCCTGATGCCGCCGATGTTCTCGACGGTCAGTTCGAGGGACACTGCTCTTCCCTCTCTTCGTGGTGGCGTTTGCAGACGTACCCGCGGGCGAGTGCGTCCCCGATGCGGACGCGCGTGGGGCAGTCGGGACACGACAGGAGGACGTGGATGTCCACGTCCGACTCGTCCCCGCCGACGACCTGCCCCTTGTTGGCGAGCGACCGCAGGGCGTCGCTCGCCTTCTCGCGGGCCCGGTCGCGGGCGATGCGGACGCTCTCTCGCTCCCACTCCGTCGTGGCCGCCGTCTCCTTCTGTGCGCCCAGACAGTCGTTCAGGTGGCGGCGCATCGTGCTCCACGACAGGAACTCCCCGCGGAGCCAGTCGGGGTCGATGCCCGCCTCGTGGAGCGACACCTCGAGTTCCGCGCGTTCGACGGTGTCGTCGCCGGTCAGCAGGGCGTACTCGTCGTCCAGTCGCCCCGCGACGGTCTCGCGTCCCCGCTCGTCGTACACCCGGTTCAGGAGTCGCCCGTTCAGCCAGTCGGTCAGCGTCCGGTAACCCGCCGGCCGTCGCCCGTCGCTCCCGACCCAGCGCGCCCGGAGGTAGTCGTCGACGTCCCCGCCGGGGGCGACTGCGTGCAGGTCGTGGCGGTCGACCAGTCGCTCGATCTTGCAGGTTTCTCTCATCGCGTTCGTCGAAGAATGGTAAGATTACATGACTATAAGCGTTTCCGCACTGTGTGTGGCACCGGTCGGTCGGTGGGTGGAGAGACACGTGACACACACTAAGGGTGTGTCACGAGCGGATGTGTGGTGGAGAAGCTTCCCCCGCGTGGGCCGCCCACCGTCTCGCGACTTACTCGACGGTGACGCTCTTCGCGAGGTTGCGCGGCTTGTCGATGGGCCGTCCGAGCAGGTCCGCGGCGTGGTACGAGACGAGCTGGAGCTGGACGTTCGCGAGGATGCCGCCCACCTCGGGGTGGCTCTCGGGGATGGTGAGCACGTAGTCGGCGAAGCCCACCTTGTCGGCCTTCGAGGGGGGTGCGACGACGATGACGGGCGCGTCGCGCGCCTGTACCTCCTTCAGGTTGCCGATGGTCTTCGTCTCGTCCTCGCCCGTCAGCACGCCGAAGACGGGCGTCTCGTCCGTCACGAGCGCGAGCGGGCCGTGTTTCAGTTCGCTGGCGGCGAACCCCTCGGCGTGTTCGTACGTGATCTCCTTGAACTTCAGCGCCCCCTCCAGCGCGACGGGGTAGGCCGCCCGGCGTCCGATGAAGAAGTACGCGTCACACCCGTAGAGCGCCTCTGCGACCTCGCGGGCGGGCGACTCGTCGAGGATGCGCTGGACGTCGCCGGGGAGGTCCGAGAGAGCGTCGAGCAGCGCGCGGGTGTCGGCACTCGCCACGCCGGTGACGTCCTCGGCGACCCGTTCGGCGACCAGCGACAGCGTGGCGACCTGCGAGGAGAACGTCTTGGTGGCCGCGACGCCGATCTCGGGACCGGCACGGATGAACAGCGAGTCGTCGCACTCCCGGGTCACCGACGATCCGACGACGTTCGTCACCGCGAGGGTGCGCGCGCCGCCGTCGCGGGCCCGCCGGACGGCGTTCATCGTGTCGGCGGTCTCGCCGCTCTGGGTGACCGCGACGACGAGGGTGTCCGCGGACATGGGCGGCGGGGAGTCGGCGTACTCGCCGGCCATGTAGGCGTTGGCCGTGACGCCACGCCCCGAGAGCATCGACGCCGCGTACATCGCCGCGTGGTGGGAGGTGCCCATCGCGACGAACTGCACCTGCTCGACGTCCGCGAAGGCGCCGGGAGGGAACTCCTCCAGGGTCACCGTACCGGCGAGCGACTCGACGCGCCCCTGGAGGGTCTGGCGCAGGGACGCGGGCTGTTCGTGTATCTCCTTCAGCATGTAGTGGGGGTAGCCGGACTTGCCCGCGGCCTCCGGCTCCCAGTCGACCGTCTCGACGGGGCGAGCCAGCGGGACGCCGGAGCAGTCCGTGACCGTGTAGCCGTCGGGCCGGACGACGACGATGTCGCCGTCCTCGAGATAGACGACCTCGTCGGTGAACTCACGGAAGGCGGGGACGTCGCTGGCGAGGAAGTACCGTCCCTCGGCCTGCCCGAGGACGAGCGGCGACCCCTGTCGGGCCGCGTAGACGACCTCCGTCTCGTCGACGAGACACGCGATGGCGTAGCTCCCCTCGAGGCGGGAGACGGCCGCGCGGAACGCGCTCTCGGGGTTCTCGTGGCGCTCCAGTTCGGCCTCGATGAGGTGCGGGACGACCTCCGTGTCGGTCTCGCTGTGGAACTCGTGGCCCGTGGCGCTGAGTTCCTCGCGGAGCGTCTCGTAGTTCTCGATGATGCCGTTGTGGACGACGGCCACCCGTCCGGTGCAGTCGGTGTGCGGGTGGGCGTTCTCGTCCGTCGGCGGGCCGTGCGTCGACCACCGGGTGTGGCCGATGCCGATGGTGCCGGTGGGCCGTTCGGTGCCGAGCGCCTCGCGGAGGCGTTCGAGTTCGCCCTCGCGTTTGACGACCCGGAGGCCGCGTCCGTTCTTGACCGCGATGCCGGCCGAGTCGTACCCCCGGTACTCGAGGTTCGCCAGTCCGGTGAGGAGGCCGCCGACGGCGTCGTCGGTACCGACGTACGCGGTGATGCCGCACATCAGTTGCCTCCCCCGTGCCCGTCACGTGTGCCGTCCGTGGTGTCGTGGGAGTCGACACCCCGTCCAATCGTCGTGTCCCGAGGGAACATGGTCAGTCGGAGGTACAGACAGTCTCCTCTGCCTTTGTTAGCGACGTGTTGAATCGGCGATGGGAACTGTCAGTACCTCACTAACCGGCCCTTCGACCGCACGGCTGGTCGGCGGTGAGAACGGAGACGGCACCGAGAGAGGAAGAGGGGGTGTTCAGGACGCGCTCTCGCCCGCCGAGAGACGTGCGCGCAGGGCGAGGAACGAGTCGAACAGGTCGTAGTCGTCCCCGGTGTGGACCTGGTCGCCGGCGACGAACAGCAGCGCCAGCGTGCTCACCAGCGCCCACCCCAGCGCGGGGACGGCGGCGAGCGGGCCCAGTCCGAGGACGCCCGCCGGAACGACCACGCCGACTGCGAGTGCGACGGCGAGGCTCCGAGCGGAGACGTCGGTCGTCTCGTCGCTGTCGGGAGTCAGGTAAGGACCCAGTTCGGCCGCGGCCTCGCGCAGGGCGATGGTGCCGCGGTGTTTGTCGAACTCGACGATACCAGCGTCGTCCATCTTCGGGAGGTGACACTGGTAGAGGCCAATGTACACGCGCTTGCGCTGGGAGGACGACAGCGCGGCGACCTCGATTTCGTTCTCGAGGGCGGCGATGTGCTCGGCGAGTTCGCCGATGTTGGCGGAGCCGTCGTGGTTCCAGAGGTACTGGAGGATGTCGCGTCGACGACGGTTCTTCA is drawn from Halomarina litorea and contains these coding sequences:
- a CDS encoding archaea-specific SMC-related protein; translated protein: MSLELTVENIGGIRKGAATLPPGVTVVRGTNSRGKTSFLRAIETAAGTRRALSDGRDRGRVVCDTHTGRTTLDLSRPETGEGVELAGDPLLADEVDRACAELFAFLGEDNPVRRAVRAGENLEPLLTRPLALEDVDRQVAERRAERDRVDAELREADRAADRLPDLVERRRRLDADLDALREERAALPDDASAADRAELGEVRAERDRVADRRDRLAATVDRTRDRLDELREELAALREREVPVDEGVEAELAAARDRVEERERDVELLRSVYAANKQVLDEGRVDLLTSVDHGLADDGVDCWLCGEAVERSAVEERVEGLADRVVTLEAAIADDRDRVTELAEARRRRRDHRREVGDLTERVEEVESTLTDRIHSLERAREEVDRLGARVEEIAATVSTAADAVTDLESDIKYHESTLADVEADIDRAEAAAERRDRLQTRRDALSEEIRDLRERRDRTRRRAREEFDAAVSEVLARFDVGFEAARLTPDFDLVVARDGRRASLDALSESEVELLGLLVCLAGFEAFDVADRTPVLLVDRLGALANDALLRLAEYLTDRATHVVLTAYPENAGFDAFELDADWELLREAATDGR
- the rdfA gene encoding rod-determining factor RdfA, with translation MRETCKIERLVDRHDLHAVAPGGDVDDYLRARWVGSDGRRPAGYRTLTDWLNGRLLNRVYDERGRETVAGRLDDEYALLTGDDTVERAELEVSLHEAGIDPDWLRGEFLSWSTMRRHLNDCLGAQKETAATTEWERESVRIARDRAREKASDALRSLANKGQVVGGDESDVDIHVLLSCPDCPTRVRIGDALARGYVCKRHHEEREEQCPSN
- the glmS gene encoding glutamine--fructose-6-phosphate transaminase (isomerizing), which codes for MCGITAYVGTDDAVGGLLTGLANLEYRGYDSAGIAVKNGRGLRVVKREGELERLREALGTERPTGTIGIGHTRWSTHGPPTDENAHPHTDCTGRVAVVHNGIIENYETLREELSATGHEFHSETDTEVVPHLIEAELERHENPESAFRAAVSRLEGSYAIACLVDETEVVYAARQGSPLVLGQAEGRYFLASDVPAFREFTDEVVYLEDGDIVVVRPDGYTVTDCSGVPLARPVETVDWEPEAAGKSGYPHYMLKEIHEQPASLRQTLQGRVESLAGTVTLEEFPPGAFADVEQVQFVAMGTSHHAAMYAASMLSGRGVTANAYMAGEYADSPPPMSADTLVVAVTQSGETADTMNAVRRARDGGARTLAVTNVVGSSVTRECDDSLFIRAGPEIGVAATKTFSSQVATLSLVAERVAEDVTGVASADTRALLDALSDLPGDVQRILDESPAREVAEALYGCDAYFFIGRRAAYPVALEGALKFKEITYEHAEGFAASELKHGPLALVTDETPVFGVLTGEDETKTIGNLKEVQARDAPVIVVAPPSKADKVGFADYVLTIPESHPEVGGILANVQLQLVSYHAADLLGRPIDKPRNLAKSVTVE
- a CDS encoding DUF7344 domain-containing protein, coding for MSTSEIETPNAVAAGSDEPQGASADLSLDTVFEILKNRRRRDILQYLWNHDGSANIGELAEHIAALENEIEVAALSSSQRKRVYIGLYQCHLPKMDDAGIVEFDKHRGTIALREAAAELGPYLTPDSDETTDVSARSLAVALAVGVVVPAGVLGLGPLAAVPALGWALVSTLALLFVAGDQVHTGDDYDLFDSFLALRARLSAGESAS